In a genomic window of Lacrimispora sp. BS-2:
- a CDS encoding terminase has protein sequence MSDERLLLSEKYKAFLKCDAPVEFLEGTTAAGKTTVGLFKFMLKVAESPKKLHIIAAKDTGTAEKNIINKDLGIIDDFGVLAEYNGNGTKDDKIPHILFHTSGGDKIIYVMGYGDKKKWQKALGGQYGCLYIDEINTADIEFVRESAMRCDYLMGTLNPDDPNLPVYKEYINCSRPLPEWEDETPKEILEELREEPKPGWVHWFFSFAHNLGLSEEKLENIIRNTPKGTKIWKNKIQGLRGKATGLIFSNFDRKKHVVSKDHAKQFIRNQNDRHQTEWFVHFSAGLDTSYSQKSPDTISMSFIGITNRGNCCVLDEKVYNNADLGIPLAPTDTVRNFIDFLDRNRNEWGFARDTFIDSADQATITEFLKYKRLNGCVYNFNDAWKKEQIIDRIINQLNWFADTGAKPCFYIVDTCANYIRELEVYSWLEDKDNTPEDRNDHMVNSVQYAWLPYEVKIGTGRRSV, from the coding sequence ATGAGTGATGAACGCTTGTTGCTATCAGAGAAGTACAAAGCCTTTCTTAAGTGTGATGCCCCGGTTGAGTTCCTTGAGGGGACTACGGCTGCAGGTAAGACTACGGTAGGCCTGTTTAAGTTCATGCTTAAGGTGGCAGAAAGCCCCAAGAAGCTGCACATTATAGCCGCAAAGGATACCGGTACTGCAGAAAAGAATATCATCAATAAGGACCTGGGAATCATTGATGATTTCGGTGTTCTGGCTGAATACAACGGCAACGGAACCAAAGATGATAAGATCCCCCACATTCTCTTCCATACTTCCGGTGGTGATAAGATTATCTATGTAATGGGCTACGGAGATAAGAAGAAGTGGCAGAAGGCTCTAGGCGGTCAGTACGGCTGTCTGTATATTGACGAGATCAATACCGCGGATATAGAGTTTGTCCGGGAATCTGCTATGCGTTGTGATTACCTGATGGGGACGCTTAACCCAGATGATCCGAACTTGCCAGTCTACAAGGAGTATATTAACTGTTCCCGACCGCTTCCTGAATGGGAAGATGAGACACCAAAAGAAATACTGGAAGAATTACGAGAGGAACCAAAGCCCGGCTGGGTTCATTGGTTCTTTTCTTTTGCCCATAATTTGGGTCTGTCCGAGGAGAAATTGGAGAACATTATCAGGAATACGCCGAAAGGCACGAAGATATGGAAAAATAAGATCCAGGGCCTAAGAGGTAAAGCCACCGGCCTGATCTTTAGTAACTTTGACCGAAAGAAACATGTGGTAAGTAAGGATCACGCAAAACAGTTTATCCGGAATCAGAACGACCGCCATCAGACAGAATGGTTTGTACACTTTTCCGCGGGCCTGGATACGTCCTATTCTCAGAAATCCCCGGATACCATTTCCATGAGCTTTATTGGTATTACAAACCGTGGTAACTGCTGTGTGCTTGATGAAAAGGTTTATAATAACGCCGATCTGGGAATACCGCTGGCCCCTACTGATACGGTCCGGAACTTTATAGACTTCCTTGATCGCAACCGGAACGAATGGGGATTTGCCAGAGATACATTCATTGACTCAGCGGATCAGGCAACCATTACAGAGTTCTTAAAATATAAGCGTCTGAATGGCTGCGTTTATAATTTCAATGATGCTTGGAAGAAAGAGCAGATCATTGACCGTATTATTAATCAGTTAAACTGGTTTGCAGATACAGGAGCAAAGCCATGTTTCTACATCGTGGATACTTGCGCAAACTATATCCGGGAGCTTGAAGTATACAGCTGGTTAGAAGACAAGGATAATACGCCAGAAGACAGGAACGATCACATGGTAAACAGCGTTCAGTACGCATGGCTGCCTTACGAAGTAAAAATCGGAACAGGAAGGAGGAGTGTATAA
- a CDS encoding terminase small subunit, which translates to MALTAKQKTFADEYLIDLNATRAYRIAYPKVKKDETAKAAASRMLTNVNVAAYVEKRMKDREKRTEITQDMVLKELAKIGFADVTDFVTIENKGILRVVQVKTTDEMPGDKMGAIAGIKEGANGIEIKLNDKGKALELIGRHLGMFKDKLEVSGALETEKTKLDDLIKQMRGGDG; encoded by the coding sequence ATGGCATTAACAGCCAAACAGAAAACATTTGCAGATGAGTACCTGATTGATCTTAATGCCACCAGGGCTTACAGGATTGCGTATCCCAAGGTCAAGAAAGATGAAACAGCCAAAGCAGCTGCAAGCAGAATGTTAACTAATGTTAACGTTGCGGCTTATGTTGAAAAGCGTATGAAGGACCGGGAAAAGCGTACTGAGATCACCCAGGACATGGTTTTAAAGGAGCTTGCAAAGATCGGCTTTGCGGATGTCACAGATTTTGTGACGATTGAGAACAAAGGAATCCTCAGAGTGGTTCAAGTGAAAACTACTGATGAAATGCCTGGAGATAAGATGGGAGCCATTGCCGGAATCAAAGAAGGGGCAAACGGTATTGAAATCAAGCTGAATGATAAAGGCAAGGCCCTGGAGCTGATCGGCAGACACTTAGGTATGTTTAAGGATAAGCTGGAGGTATCCGGCGCCCTGGAGACTGAGAAGACCAAGCTTGACGATCTGATCAAGCAGATGCGTGGCGGTGATGGATAA